In the Desulfitobacterium hafniense DCB-2 genome, AGGATTTCTCCCACTGGGCGTTACCCAGCACCTTGCCCTATGGAGCCCGGACTTTCCTCAGAAGCAACCTTTCGGTTCTTACTTCCGCGACCATCTGATTAACTTTGCTTAACTATCTTACTTGATTCCGGCCTTTTGGTCAAATAGATTTAAATGGATTAATAACCAACCAACTAACTTTTAGCGAAGTTTTTCCCTGATTGACGCAATTGCTCCATTTCAGCATCAATATCCATAAGAGATGTCAGCAGTTTGGCTTTATTCTCCGAACCTTGCGATAGTTGCTTTAAAATGCGGTCCCGCTCTTGACGTAAAAATTCTGTACGACTCATGATGTCGTCCTCCTTTATATTTCTATTTCGTATAATTCTCAAAACAAATGTATTAGTATTAGAGGAAATTTTCAGTAATTAAAATCTAACACATTTTTGTATCTAAGTCCGTGATTCGAATCACTCTGCTAAAAAGCCCTGATCTTTTTTCAGTTTTCTTTATAATATTTAGAACTATTTCGATTTTCCTATGACATTATTCTACATCAAAAGATTTTGTGTGTCAATAATTTATATTCATAATATTCAGTATTTATCATTGCTGGAATATCCCTCCACAGTAAAAAAGGCACTCCTATTATAATAGAAATGCCGCTGTACCCTCTAACTATTCAGTGCCCTCCATGGGTTTTTCATCTCTTGACTGATGATCACCTCAACCCCTGCCAGGGCTTTCTCTGCTTTTAAATGCTCTGCCAGGGTCTTGACCATGGGAGCTTCGCCCCAAAAGTGCCCCATATCCATGATGGGCAGCCCTGCTTCAAGGGCATCCAGAACTTCATGATGATCCACATCGCCGGTGATTAAGAGGTCGGCTCCTTTGAAGAGGGCTTGGGAGATAAAGCTTCCGCCGCTTCCATTAACAATGGCTATTTTGCGAAGAATCTGTTCCGGATTTCCAGAAGCGCGCACCTTGGGTTCCTCTGCTAAGGAGGCAGGAGCAAGCTTTCTTAAGCCGGCGGATAATTTACGCGCAAAACTGCCCAGGCTCTCAGGCACTTTTAAATAACCGATGACACCATAACCCCGGCTTGCTCCCCTATTGTAGAGAGGGATTAAATCATAGGCCGGCTCCTCATAAGGGTGTGCTTTCTGCAAGGCTTTCACTACACGGTCGATGCGGTTCTCCGGCAGAATGCTTTCCAGCCTTATCTCCTCTACCCGCGTCAATTCGCCAACCTCACCGATAGTAGGATGAGCATTATCCAGAGGGCGGAACATTCCGGCTCCGGCCACCGCGAAAAAACACTCCGCATACTCAGAAGCATGAGGTCCGCCAGTGATGCCTTCCCCGACTCCAACGTTTACGAGAGCCTGGCGAACTGCCTCGGCATGGTCTTTAGGAACAAAGGTTACCAATTTGACGAGTTTTTCCGCATGAGTTAGCTTAAGATATTCCATCTTTTCCAACTCTAAGGCCCTTCCCAGACTCCAGCTGGAAGACAGGGGGGATTGATCCAAATTGGTATGGGCGGCATAGTAGGCAATTCCTGATTGAATCATTTGGATCGGCAGTCTTGCGCTTTGGTTGTCGGAGCGGAGATTTTTCAGGGCTCTGAACAGGATGGGATGATGAGCTACGATGAGCTGCACATCCTTTTCCCGGGCTTCCTGCAGAACTTCCGGAGTGGCATCCAACGCCACCAGAATCCGCTCGACAGGAGCGGCAAAATCCCCTACCAGGAGCCCCACATTGTCCCATTCCTCAGCCCAGGCTTTGGGGGCAACCCTTTCAATGATCTGAGCGATTAAACCGACGGAAACAGGCATTTTACCAACTCCTCCACTACTTTGATGGACGTAGTATACTCCTGAATGCGCTTTTGCACTTTCTCCTGGCTGGACTTTTGCATTTCATGGATGGTTCTCCGGAAGGTTTGTATCTGCTCAAGGATCAGCACTTTTAGTTCTTCACCGGGATCTTCCAAGGCAAGGGGACCCCATTCCCAGATCCATTGAGTGAGGATGCTTTCGCTCAGTTGTGAATCATCCGACACCGCACCAACCTGATCGAGCCACTTCTGCATTTTGCACTGCAGCTCCGCCAGGGCATATCCTTCCCGGCGTGAAAAATGCATCACGCCGTAGATTCGGCCTTCCTCAGCCACATACTCTTCTCGCTTCATCCGCCAGCCTCCTTGCAGCAAGGTCAGACGTACTTTTCCCTCAGCCCCCTGAGGTTGGAGAATGAGCTCATTAACCTGAGACATCACATCCGGCCGGACGGCGAAAATCTCCAGCATCGTATTTCCGCCCATCCCGGCTAAGGTGAGAGCATCCACTTCCCCCGCCTGAATGGGCTTCAAACCATCCCCATACCGGACATCAATGACCGGTTGCAAGCCCCGGCTTGCGATGGCAGAGCAAGCGGAGCGATAAGGTCCCTCGTGCACATCCACTGCCACAGCCTTGGTAATCTTGTGATTCTCCCAGAGGAATATGGGCAAATAGGCATGATCCGTTCCGATATCTCCCAGCCGGGAGCCTTCGGGAACAAATGCAGCCACACGTTGAAGGCGTGGTCCTAAATTCACGGAAACAGCCATAGGTTAACTCCTTTCCATCAGAGGCTAGCACTCATCAACAAGAGGTTATCACTCATAGAAAAATAGCGAGATGCTTCATACATCTCGCTACGTTCGTTCTTAAGTGGTGACCCGTACGGGATTCGAACCCGTGTTACCGCCGTGAAAGGGCGGTGTCTTAGGCCGCTTGACCAACGGGCCAGGATTTCTATACGAACCTCATGGCTCATGCCTCATGCCTCAGGTTTCGTATATGGTGGGCCCACTAGGATTCGAACCTAGGACCAACCGGTTATGAGCCGGCCGCTCTACCGCTGAGCTATAGGCCCAATAAAAAAATGGCTCCCCGAGCAGGACTCGAACCTGCAACCTACCGGTTAACAGCCGGTTGCTCCACCATTGAGCTATCGAGGAATGCCCTTCGCAGAGTTTATTATACGAGATTCGTATTAGCTAGTCAAGCTTAATATTTGAGTTTTTTATTCCAGGTAATCCTTGAGCTTCTTGCTGCGGCTGGGATGGCGAAGCTTACGCAGAGCTTTGGCTTCGATCTGGCGAATCCGTTCCCGGGTTACGCCGAATTCCTGGCCTACTTCCTCTAAAGTCCGGGTACGGCCATCATCAAGGCCAAAACGCAAACGCAGAACCTTTTCTTCCCGGGGAGTCAGGGTCTCTAAGACCTCTTCCAATTGCTCTTTCAACAGGATAAAGGAAGCTGCCTCCGAAGGGGCCGGGGCATCTTCATCAGGAATGAAATCTCCTAAATGGGAGTCTTCTTCTTCCCCAATCGGTGTCTCCAAGGATACCGGCTCCTGGGCAATCTTCATAATCTCCCGGACCCGCTCTACAGAAATATCCATTTGTACAGCGATCTCTTCTGGGGTTGGTTCACGTCCTAATTCCTGCAGAAGTTGGCGTGATACCCGAATCAGCTTATTGATAGTTTCTACCATATGCACAGGTATCCGAATGGTTCTTGCCTGATCGGCAATAGCCCGGGTAATGGCTTGGCGAATCCACCATGTGGCATAGGTTGAGAACTTAAAGCCTTTGACGTAATCAAATTTCTCTACAGCCTTAATCAGTCCCAGGTTGCCTTCCTGAATCAAATCCAGGAAAAGCATCCCCCGGCCTACATAACGTTTGGCAATGCTGACAACGAGGCGCAAATTGGCTTCAGCCAAACGGCGTTTAGCGCTCTCGTCCCCTTGTTCCATGCGTTTGGCCAGTTCAATCTCTTCTTCAGCAGTAAGAAGGGGGACGCGGCCAATCTCTTTAAGGTACATGCGGACAGGATCATCGATTCCTACTCCTTCAGGAATGGAAAGATCCACATCCACCTCTTCCTCAACATCAGGGTCATCCACATCATCGGGGATTTCGTCCGTGACCTTTTCCAAGGCTTCCACTTCACCCGCTTCAGGGATGATATCAATCCCCATCCGGCCAATCTGTTCATACACTTCATCAATCTGTTCGGCTGTGAGCTCAATTCCTTGGAGGGTATCCATGATCTCCCGGTAGGTTAAAGAACCTTTTTTCTTGCCTTTTTGGATCAGTTCTTTTACCGCATCGACCTTCAATTGGTCATCATTCATAGATTCCCCTCCCTTCTTGGTTTCTGTTTTTTGTGTGCTCATGACCTTACTTTTCGCCACTTCTCAACCGCTCTCCTATCTCTTTTAACAGGGCTAAAGCACCTGTCAAATCGCCGGATTTTTCTAATTCAACCATTCGAGCCTGAAGCTCTTCCACAGTTTCTTCTTCGCTCATCGAATGAATCTGTTTCATGCAATCATGAAAAAGTCGTTGCGGGTTGGCTAGCTCCATGTCTTCCAGCATGATCTGGGCTACTTTGCTTTGCAAAGGGCCCGATTCCATACCCGACAAAGCTCCATTGCCGATACAGCGCGCTTTTTCAATATAATCAAATATCTGCTGATGATACGCTACCTTCCAAAATCCCTCGACCCATTGATCCTTGAATTCTGAGACAGGAATTAATTGTTCAAGCAAAAGACGCAACAAAACTCGCTCAGCTCGAATCACTCCATCAGGAACTGACGCTCCGCTTGGAGTCGGATTTGCACACCTATTGATATTATCCCTGTTTTTTACAGAAATATCCTGTTTGTTACGAAATAATTCCTCTCCAGAGGCCTTTTTCGAAGGTTTCCGGTCAAATCCTGCAATTTCCTCTTGAACCCTATCTAAGGTCAGACCCAGCTCCAAACTCAAAAACCGCTCATACCCTTCCCGCTCGACAGGACTTTGCACTTTGACGATATCCGGTGCTAATTCTCGGACCAATTCTGCTTTCTCCGGAGCTGATAGGGTTGGTTTCGTTTGGACATGGACCTGATATTTAAATTGAATATAGGGTTCCGCTTGAGCTAACGCTTTATTAAATTCTTCCACTCCGAAGGTTTTAAGATATTCATCCGGGTCCTTAGCCCCGGACAGCCTTAATATATCTACCCGAAAACCCATGTCCTGCAATAGCTCACCCGCCCGAAGGGTTGCTTGAGTGCCGGCCTGATCCGAATCATAAACAACCACCACACGCCCAGTGTAGCGATGGATCAGTTTTGCCTGATCCCGGGTTAAGGCCGTTCCTAAAGAAGCTACTGCATTTTTGAAGCCTGCTTTTTGTAAGGCGATAACATCCATGTAACCTTCCGCCAGAAGAGCAAATCCGTGTTCCCGGATCCCCTGGTGAGCTCGGTGCATTCCGTATAAATGATGTCCCTTATTAAAAAAAGCAGTCTCTGGTGAATTCAGATATTTTGGTGTAGAATGATCTAAGACCCGCCCGCCAAAGCCAATGGTCTTGTGACGGGAGTCGAGTATGGCAAATATTACCCTTTTTCGAAAACGGTCGTAAAAGCCACGGGACCTTCCCTCCGACTGGTCTCGCTCTAAGGCAAGCCCGGCTTGAGCCAACTCCTGGGGGCTTACCCCCCGGGCGCTGAGGGCTTCAAGCAGTCCGTCCCATCGATCGGGGGCATAACCTAAACGAAATTGCTTGATGGTCTCCTCGTCCATCCCTCGCTGCTGAAAGTATTGCCTTCCAGGCTCTCCTTCAGGTCTATGCAGCAGGACCTCATGAAAATAACCCGTTGCCCAATCGTGAATCTCTTCCCAACGACGTCGACGGGTTTGTTGTTCTTTCTCACGGGGTGAAAGCTCTTTCTCCGGGAGAACAATACCGTGTTTTTGAGCTAAATGCTCCACCGTTTCGACAAAATTCCAGTTTTCCTTTTTCATTAAAAAAGAAAATACATTACCGCCCGTATGGCAACCGAAGCAATAAAAAATCTGCTTGTCCGGGGTCACCGTAAAACTCGGGGTTTTCTCCGCATGAAACGGACAGAGGCCCAGGTAATTCTTCCCTTTCCGTTGAAGCCGTACGTATTCGGAAATTGTATCCACGATATCGGAACGCAATCTGACTTCTTCAACGATCTCCTCAGGAATTCTGTAGTCCACTGCTTGTAATTCGCCACCCCTATGCCATATTTTTGACAGATTGTCAAGATAATAATACATTTATTGTTTCGCCAAAAAACTCAAGAATCCTCTTTTTCACTTTCTCTTTAAAATCAGACTTTTTTGGTGTACAATATATAGTCTAGATATATTTAGAGTCTATAAATATTATTCTACCTTCCTTAACTATTTCCTCCTTTATTTCGACTTTTTCTTTCTTCTCACACTATCCGCGGCAGATTGCTTTTCCTCCTCTGCTTTTCGTGCTAAAATGGAATCAATGCTTAAACTTTATACATAGATGAGTCAGGTTGCACCATGATCCTAAACTTCAAAAATGACTCAGAAAGGTGGACGGTCCTATGTGCAAGACTAAATTCCGCTGTTTGATGATCGCATTTTCCATATTCCTTTTAACCTTTGGCTTAGTAGGCTGTGGATCCGATGACACCACGAAGAATACTCCCCCACCCCCTCCCCCCAATGTAAATGATCCCCAGAATCCCGACCCGGTTGAACCGGCTCCCGCAGAAACCGTGAAAGTTACGATGTATTTCCCTACGTCGGATGCAACAGGTCTTGATCCCACTGAGCGGACAATAAACGTGGCCAAAGCAGCAAGCGAAGAAGTTATCGCCGGAATGTTCAAGGAGTTCGCAAATCCTCCTTCAGGTTTAGTGGCTCCCCTCCCAAAGGATACCAAGCTTTTGGATGTTAAGATTAAAGACGGTGTCGCCACCCTTAATCTGTCCCATTCCTTCAGAGAGAATTTTGAGGGCGGGGCCACAGGAGAAGAGATGGTCCTCTATAGCATTGTCAATTCCTTAACCACCCTTGAGGATGTGGACTCGGTGGAATTCCTTTTAGAAGGGGAACTTAAGGCAGCTATTCTCGGCGGTTTGGATACATCAACACCTGTAACGGCCAATGAAAGCTTAATTTTGAAGTAACATTCGTATTTAAGAGAGTGCCGCCAAACTACTTTTCAAGTAGTGGGCGGCACTCCTTTTTGCTGGCACTAAAAAAGGTCTGTCTTTTGGCGACAGACCCTGGATTATTTCGGCATGCACCTCTTAATATCTGGGAACAAGGAATTTTTGAAAGAGATCGATAGCGTAGTTATCAGTCAGCCCGGAGATGTAGTCCACTACGGCTTTGACCGCATCACCCCCGGCCCAAACCAGATATTCCTGAGGGAGAAACTGTAGATTTTTCATGTAATAATGGAATAAAGCCTGGACAACATATTCACCTTTACGCCGCTCTTCACGGAGGATCACGCTGTTATAAACCCGTTCAAACATAAACACCCGGAACTCCTGCATAGCCTCCGCAACTTGGGAGGATTGCCGGATAGAGTCTTGCTTCTGGGAGCTTTCGATCATATCCACTACCATCGTAGTGATCATACGGCTGGGACTATCCCCCAGGGTAGACACCACCTTCCCGGGGAGCTCTCCCTGGTGAATGAGCTCTGCCCGCAAGGCATCATCATAATCATGGCAAAGGTAGGCAATACGATCCCCGGTCTTGACGATCTGCCCTTCGAGGGTATAGGGGACCCCCTTCCCTGTATGATGGAGCACCCCATCCAGAACTTCCTGGGTTAAATTCAACCCTCTGCCCTCCCCGGTGAGAACCGTGAGGATACGGACGGATTGTTCGTTATGCTCAAAGCGCCCGATCAGCTTGGCAATGGCCTCTTCTCCCACATGACCAAAGGGGGTATGCCCCACATCATGACCGAGGGAAATGGCTTCAATCAAATCTTCGTTCAGACTTAACCCCCGGCCAATGGTGCGGGAAATCTGAGAAACCTCCAGACTATGGGTCATCCGCGTCCGATAATGATCCCCGCTGGGAGCTATATAAACCTGGGTCTTATGCTTAAGCCGCCGGAAGGGTTTGCTATGCAAAATACGATCCCGGTCCCTTTGGAATTTGGTCCGGATAGGGCATTCTTCCTCTTCCCGCATTCTTCTGGCTGCACTGCTTTTGGCGGCATAAGGCGAAAGCCGCTCCCCTTCTTCCCTCTCTATACGGGTTCGAATCGTCTCTGTCACACACAC is a window encoding:
- a CDS encoding tRNA (adenine(22)-N(1))-methyltransferase, whose protein sequence is MAVSVNLGPRLQRVAAFVPEGSRLGDIGTDHAYLPIFLWENHKITKAVAVDVHEGPYRSACSAIASRGLQPVIDVRYGDGLKPIQAGEVDALTLAGMGGNTMLEIFAVRPDVMSQVNELILQPQGAEGKVRLTLLQGGWRMKREEYVAEEGRIYGVMHFSRREGYALAELQCKMQKWLDQVGAVSDDSQLSESILTQWIWEWGPLALEDPGEELKVLILEQIQTFRRTIHEMQKSSQEKVQKRIQEYTTSIKVVEELVKCLFPSV
- the dnaG gene encoding DNA primase produces the protein MYYYLDNLSKIWHRGGELQAVDYRIPEEIVEEVRLRSDIVDTISEYVRLQRKGKNYLGLCPFHAEKTPSFTVTPDKQIFYCFGCHTGGNVFSFLMKKENWNFVETVEHLAQKHGIVLPEKELSPREKEQQTRRRRWEEIHDWATGYFHEVLLHRPEGEPGRQYFQQRGMDEETIKQFRLGYAPDRWDGLLEALSARGVSPQELAQAGLALERDQSEGRSRGFYDRFRKRVIFAILDSRHKTIGFGGRVLDHSTPKYLNSPETAFFNKGHHLYGMHRAHQGIREHGFALLAEGYMDVIALQKAGFKNAVASLGTALTRDQAKLIHRYTGRVVVVYDSDQAGTQATLRAGELLQDMGFRVDILRLSGAKDPDEYLKTFGVEEFNKALAQAEPYIQFKYQVHVQTKPTLSAPEKAELVRELAPDIVKVQSPVEREGYERFLSLELGLTLDRVQEEIAGFDRKPSKKASGEELFRNKQDISVKNRDNINRCANPTPSGASVPDGVIRAERVLLRLLLEQLIPVSEFKDQWVEGFWKVAYHQQIFDYIEKARCIGNGALSGMESGPLQSKVAQIMLEDMELANPQRLFHDCMKQIHSMSEEETVEELQARMVELEKSGDLTGALALLKEIGERLRSGEK
- a CDS encoding Nif3-like dinuclear metal center hexameric protein, which produces MPVSVGLIAQIIERVAPKAWAEEWDNVGLLVGDFAAPVERILVALDATPEVLQEAREKDVQLIVAHHPILFRALKNLRSDNQSARLPIQMIQSGIAYYAAHTNLDQSPLSSSWSLGRALELEKMEYLKLTHAEKLVKLVTFVPKDHAEAVRQALVNVGVGEGITGGPHASEYAECFFAVAGAGMFRPLDNAHPTIGEVGELTRVEEIRLESILPENRIDRVVKALQKAHPYEEPAYDLIPLYNRGASRGYGVIGYLKVPESLGSFARKLSAGLRKLAPASLAEEPKVRASGNPEQILRKIAIVNGSGGSFISQALFKGADLLITGDVDHHEVLDALEAGLPIMDMGHFWGEAPMVKTLAEHLKAEKALAGVEVIISQEMKNPWRALNS
- a CDS encoding GerMN domain-containing protein, which codes for MCKTKFRCLMIAFSIFLLTFGLVGCGSDDTTKNTPPPPPPNVNDPQNPDPVEPAPAETVKVTMYFPTSDATGLDPTERTINVAKAASEEVIAGMFKEFANPPSGLVAPLPKDTKLLDVKIKDGVATLNLSHSFRENFEGGATGEEMVLYSIVNSLTTLEDVDSVEFLLEGELKAAILGGLDTSTPVTANESLILK
- a CDS encoding deoxyguanosinetriphosphate triphosphohydrolase; the encoded protein is MHKPCLKGGVCVTETIRTRIEREEGERLSPYAAKSSAARRMREEEECPIRTKFQRDRDRILHSKPFRRLKHKTQVYIAPSGDHYRTRMTHSLEVSQISRTIGRGLSLNEDLIEAISLGHDVGHTPFGHVGEEAIAKLIGRFEHNEQSVRILTVLTGEGRGLNLTQEVLDGVLHHTGKGVPYTLEGQIVKTGDRIAYLCHDYDDALRAELIHQGELPGKVVSTLGDSPSRMITTMVVDMIESSQKQDSIRQSSQVAEAMQEFRVFMFERVYNSVILREERRKGEYVVQALFHYYMKNLQFLPQEYLVWAGGDAVKAVVDYISGLTDNYAIDLFQKFLVPRY
- the rpoD gene encoding RNA polymerase sigma factor RpoD encodes the protein MAKSKVMSTQKTETKKGGESMNDDQLKVDAVKELIQKGKKKGSLTYREIMDTLQGIELTAEQIDEVYEQIGRMGIDIIPEAGEVEALEKVTDEIPDDVDDPDVEEEVDVDLSIPEGVGIDDPVRMYLKEIGRVPLLTAEEEIELAKRMEQGDESAKRRLAEANLRLVVSIAKRYVGRGMLFLDLIQEGNLGLIKAVEKFDYVKGFKFSTYATWWIRQAITRAIADQARTIRIPVHMVETINKLIRVSRQLLQELGREPTPEEIAVQMDISVERVREIMKIAQEPVSLETPIGEEEDSHLGDFIPDEDAPAPSEAASFILLKEQLEEVLETLTPREEKVLRLRFGLDDGRTRTLEEVGQEFGVTRERIRQIEAKALRKLRHPSRSKKLKDYLE